In Shewanella glacialimarina, the genomic stretch TAGCTTGTCGGCAATCAGTGGTAACATCACATTTAACTGAAAATTACCCGATTGCGCCGCGATGGTGATGGTTGTTTCATTGCCGATAACCTCAGCAGCAATCATGGCTACGGCTTCTGGGATCACGGGATTAACCTTACCAGGCATTATCGATGAGCCCGGTTGCAACGCCGTTAAACTAATTTCTTGTAATCCTGCCACAGGGCCAGAGTTCATCCAGCGTAAGTCATTGGCGATTTTCAATAAGGTAACCGCTAACCCTTTGAGCGCAGAAGCCATGGCTAAGGTGTGATCTTGGCTACTCATATACAATGCAGGGATTGCCGCCGCTTGCCAGGGGATCTGATCTTGCTGTTGCAAATAATCACATGCAAGTGCGGCAAAACCTGGGTCACAATTAACGCCAGTACCAACCGCAGTTCCGCCCAATGGTAAATGATGCAGGCTCTGCTCAACGTACTGAATTTTAGCTTGAGCGCTGTTTAGCTGTTGTTGCCAGCATTGCAGTTCTTGCCCAAGTGTAATGGGCATGGCGTCCATTAAATGGGTGCGACCGGTTTTTACTGTATTTGAATACTCATCGGCCAAAGTTGCTAATTTGTCACTCAAGCCCTTAATCGATGGATACAACAAGCCCTTTAATTGCCTAACCGTACTGATATGAATGCAGGCGGGCACCACATCGTTACTGCTTTGCCCCATATTGATATGATCATTAGGGTGAACTTTTGCCTGCAAAATGTTGCTAGCGAGGCTGGCAATGACTTCATTAACATTCATATTAGAACTGGTGCCAGAACCTGTTTGGAACAAATCAATCGGAAAATGCTGCGAAAAATCAAGCTTCTTACTGGTGGTAGTGGCTTGTTGAATTGCATTGGCCATAGCGCTATCAAGCAAACCGAGTTGACTATTAGCCTTTGCTGCAGCTGACTTTATATCTAGAAGGGCGATTATCGCTGGCGTCGGAAAGCGTCGCTTCGAAAACTGAAAGTTATCTCGTGCACGTTGAGTTTGTGCTTGATAATAAACATCATCTGTCACCTCAACTTTCCCCATACTGTCATACTCTATACGCATCTTACTCATAAGGTTTTCGACTCTATTTTTGATTGGGATTGGTTAGTGTATTCACTAAGCTTAGCAGGAAGTGCCCGCAAATGTTTATAGCGAGACCAGCAACGAACCATTTTATGCAATTATTGAAACAGCTTAAAAATAATGGCAAATCTTTTTGGTATTACAGCTTTGATTGATTTGGCGTCAATTGTATTAGTCTCGACTTGATCTGACATTCAACTTGATAAAGAGACCTGTTTGATAAAGATGTCGAGCTTTTTATAAAATTTAGAGGTAACGATCATCTTGTACATTAATCATCCATTCATTAAACGCAAAGCAGAAATACTGACTTTAGATAAAGGGTGGGTAAAGTATCTTGTGCTTAAAAAGCATTTAGCCTGAGTTCATTTAGCTCAAATCTAAGCTGACGAGCACCATATAAAATGGATAACTGTCAGCTCAAATCTGAGCTAGTACTCGAGTGAATTGAACATTACTATGCTGGAGTTTTATATGCTCTAGCAACGTAATATGCTATTGAACCAGAACCAGAATTACATGTTATAGAAAGGGTTATTCCATCTTTCGATGTTGTATAACTTTGTTTGTTAGTAGAGTCTGTTTTTTCAGCTGCATCATTGGGGCTGATCCCGATACCGCAGTAACAATTGTTATCCACGTATATTCCTGTTAAAGGACATTCAACCCCAAAAGTCAGATCAATATTTTTATATGAAAAGGTGAAACCATACTGAGTGCCCACTAAAGCATCTTCTCTTTTCTCGGTCGCAATAAAACCTGCTGTAGCAACAGTTCTTACTCCGGGAATAACGACGGCTTGAGGTATCGGTGTCGTCATTAGCATTGGCTTACCGTGCACATTTGCATCTGACTTAAATGCTAACTCATCGTCAAGTTCGTTTATTAATAAAACAATGCAGTTTGCAGGCTTTTCCATAAAGTAAATAATTGGGATCAGTATTGCCACAATGACAATTGCCGCAATAGCACACACTGCGCCTACTGTTGCGACTTCAACCCCTGCATATGCAGCAGCAGCTTCCACAGCACCAGCAACTAATTCTGTTCCAGCGGCTTTATAAGCTATTCCACCTAAGGCAACTAAGCCTGAAATTACAATTTGAGCTGTTACTGTTGCAGGATCATCCTTTTCCATGCTTTTTAATCTGGAGGTTCCATCCAAGATAACGTGTAATTGCTGCTCTATCACATTACCTGTGGCATTTATTAGATTTTCATATTGCTTTTGAGTTAATGCAATAGGTGCTGTTTGATCTGCAGCTAAAAGCTGTTCTGGTGTTTTATTTAGAGCTTTTGCTAAATTATATTGTGCCTCTTTCAAAAACTGACTCTGAAGTTTTTTAATCTCAGCTTGCGATTTTGCACTGTCTAATAATTTAGCGTATTCAGGATATACAGATCTGAAAGAACTTTTTAAGCTATGTAATGATGTTGACATTTTAAAATTCCTTTTTGTGGTTTTATTTACTATCAATATGTTGCCAATATTGGCTTACACCTTCCTAAGGGTATTCTGTTGGTTAACGCCCGTGTAAAAGCTGATAGTTATCTGCTGAAATATATAAATAAGCTATACCGGCTTTGCTTTTAACTGTTATGTCATTAAAATTAGTAACTTATCATTTGTACTGAAATAATACTTTTAAGATAATTAGCGCTTAACTTATAGATAAATTATTAATTATCTTAATGATTTTACTTCATTGTTTTATTTACAAATATTGCTTATATCTGAACTGGCATATAATAATTTTAATCAGTTATTGCTTACGATAATAAATATACATTAAATAATATTTAAAACCTTCTGATAACCTTCCGGTAGCCTTGCAGTCGTAATAATTCTAATTATTTACTTGAAATGATATTAAAGTGGATAAATATAGATAATTAAATAATATTATTAATCATAAAAAACCATATTTCACTAGATTGATATCAAGTTTTTTAGCTGTGTTTAATTTAGCTTATGAGTCATTTTTTGGCTATTGAATCCAGATTACTGAAATCACCTAATTGGATCTGTCAGTTGAGAAAATGATAGTAGGTGTTGGTAGCTCTACAGCAAAGGCACGATTATCTGAATTTGGGTGTTATTACTTTAAAATAGACAGTTTTTTACATCTGTTTGTTTCTAAAGTTTTGCCTGCTTGTAGAGAAAACTTAGCCGTAAATTGTACCTAACTAGTCATACCCGAATTTATCTGCCGACATAACACTATTCTTACTTATAAGCAGCGTTCAATCGCGATTGTGCGTCATCTTGTTGTTGGGAGTATCTTGAAACCATTGATCAAGATTTAGGCCTGTTTATTGAATCAACCCACTTAAATGTATAATCATTAATCAGTGTTAATATTGATGCATGCAGACATGTTAAAAAACACATAAATTTACTTTACTAGAAGACATACAACCCTTTAGCGCAAGCAGCCTTAAATGATATGATATGGCAATATGTTTTAACAAAGCTAAAACTCACCTAGTGAAGATGCGGCTATTTCGGCCTAACTATCCGCCTGATGAGTGCCGTAAATCGATTTTTATTAGAATGATGCTAGGTGTATTTCTTTCCTGTCGTCCTATCTTAGGGCGCTTACCCTTATCGTTTTTCAGCATTACTGGAGACAAGACTCATGACAAACGTGAATACCACGCA encodes the following:
- a CDS encoding lyase family protein gives rise to the protein MSKMRIEYDSMGKVEVTDDVYYQAQTQRARDNFQFSKRRFPTPAIIALLDIKSAAAKANSQLGLLDSAMANAIQQATTTSKKLDFSQHFPIDLFQTGSGTSSNMNVNEVIASLASNILQAKVHPNDHINMGQSSNDVVPACIHISTVRQLKGLLYPSIKGLSDKLATLADEYSNTVKTGRTHLMDAMPITLGQELQCWQQQLNSAQAKIQYVEQSLHHLPLGGTAVGTGVNCDPGFAALACDYLQQQDQIPWQAAAIPALYMSSQDHTLAMASALKGLAVTLLKIANDLRWMNSGPVAGLQEISLTALQPGSSIMPGKVNPVIPEAVAMIAAEVIGNETTITIAAQSGNFQLNVMLPLIADKLLSSIDLLTHACQAMTDKVFAEFEPNVDHLTQALEKNPILATALNSVVGYDMAAKIAKRADKEHKSVLVIALEETDLDKDKLKAILDPLNLAKPFE